The following nucleotide sequence is from Synchiropus splendidus isolate RoL2022-P1 chromosome 1, RoL_Sspl_1.0, whole genome shotgun sequence.
TGAACTTCAGATCAGTCTGTACATTCACTCCTCCAACACATGTTCTCATGCTTCACTATCACTCCCTCATGTGGTGGTTGCAAGTCATTCCTCCCCTGACACCATTTGTGGTGGATGCAGGTTTACAACAAGAAGACTTAATCTAACTTATCTTAGTTATTCTAAAATGAGTCTTAACAGAGGTAGCGGAACATTGATGTCAGTCCATCAGTTCAAAGCAAAAGTGTctagaaaaaacactttcagcaCCAGAAATGAAACAGATTTTGAAGGGAGAGTTTGGTGAATGGACTCTTGAAATGTTGCATCTTCTTATGCTGGTAAATTCTGTAAACTGTGATTTCTTGATCGACACATTTCGATCATGCCACtgaagtgaggatgggttggaagTGACACGGTCGAACATACAACAAGTTCCACTTGATCTTCTCAAATAAGTGATTCCATTTCGCTGCAAGAAAAGAATGAAGTGTTTATGAAACCACCTTTTCTCCTCACCTGCACCTGAAAGAACTTGTCTGGAGAGgcacagacagatgagctgtcAACCTGGAGCGCAGGTGACCTGTGTATCAGAGATGTTTGTGGATCAGATTGTTGTTGTAATGTCACCATCGTTGTGTCTCCACAGGTCTTGAGTGCCGTTTTTATCGCCGTAGGAATCTACGCCAAAGTTGCCAAAGAGAAAGGTCAGGTGCCAAAAATGACTTGCTTCATGTGTTCATGATAAAAGTGCTGAAATAACATAGTGGAGTCAAGTAAGTgcttgaactgtgtgtgtgtgtgtgaatggtctaactattcttgtgtggacatatgtatatgtatatgtgggTACATCTTTCGAGTGGTGCTCAGTTATATTTAACTAGGCTTCAAACCTGGTTTGAAGGAGTGTGGAGGCATGGTTcagttcagccatttgttttggatggctagcAATGTCGAGGGCAATTGGCCAGACTGTCTGCTGTGCGTCCTTTTGAGTTTTGGGCCTGACTAACCATGGTTCTTGTGCAGATGTGGTGGACACTCTCACCATGGATCCAGCTCTGCTGCTCATCGTCATCGGCTCTGTCATGTTCCTCATCACTTTCTTCGGATGTTTCGGAGCGCTGCGCAACATCACCTGTCTGCTGAAGATGGTAGGAACCCAGGAGTGGAGTGTTGGGAGCGCTAATAGCAGCTTCTCTGTCTAGTTCCTTGGGATCCTGACGGTAATCCTGCTCCTGCAGATCACAGCTGGGGTAGTTGGCTACCTCTTCACCGACATGGTGAGTTGTTTGTTTGTCGTCAAACACTGAGTAACTGCTAGATCTAACGCTGCTCTCGTCAGGTGATGGAGAGGACGGAGAAGCTGATGATGAAGGCCATAATCCAGTACAGGGAGGACCGGGACCTGGAGAACGCCATCGACTTCATCCAGAAGAAGGTAAAAGAGATGCTTTTCCCCTCCTGCACTGTATTACAGCATTTGCATTACTGGTTCATAAATATGTTATAAGAAACATAGTTTTAACTAAAAGAAaacattctttatttttatttctctttcattttatacatttaaCATTCCAATTTTAGGATCCTACAATGTTTATATTATCACCTACTGTCTGTTGTCATTAAAAAGAGTTTTCCTAAATTCttaaaatcaaatatttaatgtaacatgcataattaaaaaaagataaaaagtaATCTTTTTCTAGAATTATTAGAAATcatattaataaatacatgaatccAAGTCCTTGGTTGCAGATTTTACTCTTGCTTAATGACTTTTGGCCCTAAAACTTCTACACTCACGCCTctaactgaaaataaatgttacaaAGGAAAATGTTGAAGTTCCAAGGACGCAGAATACTGTCTCACGTAAGCACCTGGAACATTATAACTTGGATATTACTGTACTCGGGTATATTAAAGAAATGAATAGTAGCTTATGTACACTAATAAAATGCCTTTGAAATGTGGGACCAAGAGTCTGGAGGTCctgtgacagcagcaggagctggaccAGCAGGTGCATATTCATCTCTGCCTCTTCAGTTCCAGTGCTGCGGGGTGGAGAGCTATAAGGACTGGTCTCGGAATGTCTACTTCGACTGCTCGGACACCAACCCCAGCCTGGAGGCCTGCGGGGTTCCCTTCTCCTGCTGCACTGAAGTCCTGAACCAGGTGACCTCAGACAGTGTTCTGGAAGTCAAGCTCCTCACACGCAGGTCAGAGTGAGGTCTGAACTGACGGCGGAACGATTGAGAAACTGTCCGTTCATCTGATATGAGGTCAAAGAGTTCAAATGAGGTCATTCAGGAAACAAACATTAGGGTACGTGCAATGTGTTGTGCGCTACTTTTACCACCAGGTGTCACCAGAGGCCTCGGAACCATTTGTATTTACACTCACCCACCACACCCCACCTTCATGAGTTCGAGTGCCGGAGAAATCACGTGACTTCTGGGAAACAAGAACCCGAGGACTGTGTGTAACATCATTGCTCACTTTCACTGTCACTCAGCCTGCAGGAGAGCCACAGTCGAAAAACTCGGATGTCAGtgattacaaaaaaacaaacgtgcACACACAAATgcgttgaaaacaaaacatatagaACCAGTGTTACGTTCAACATTACAAATGAAACGAAACATATCGAAGACCAcaaacaaaatagaaaataacacctaataataataacaacaacaacaacaacaacaacaactataataataataataataataataataataataataataataataataataatagactgAACAAAGCAAAATAATAAGATGAGGATAATGTTAAGCATCATACCAGAGTGGGTGGGTGGGACAGGGTGAATCAAGAGTGGATGGTAGGAAAGTGTGTGGATCAAGCAGAGAACAGAGGCTGAGTGACATCTGCTGGGAGATGATCACTGCTGAAGCTTGTGTCAGAGATCACAGAAGAAGATCTATGGTCAGATCCATGTGAGGCCAAAGTGTACAAGGGTGTCCTCGTCTGTCCTCAAGCTGAGACAGACGCTCAGAAGGACAGAGGGAAGACTGGTGAAGATCTGCTCTCAGATGAGCTTTTGAGTGGAGGGTCAAAGACTTCAGATCTGATGGAGTCTGATCAGGTCACACGCTCTCAGGTGCTCTCGAGGTCACATCTGTATCATCAGCTGGACCAGAGATGAAGACTGTCACTTTAACAGCATCACGTGACCTGAGTGGATCCTCTGAAGACTCCACCTCCTCTGAAGCAAATAGAGGTGGAGCCGACCCTTGAATCAGAGCTCTTGCTTGATCACGTGATGCCTCCTCTCACTGGTTCCAGTTTCCAGGAAATGAAAGCAAGTCAGTCTTCAGAGAGGAGTGAAATGGCACAGACCAGAGTTGATCTGCAGAGAGAGTGCTTCTCCTGCCCCATCTGTTTGGACCTGCTAACAGACCCGGTCACGCTGCCCTGTGGACACAACTACTGCATGACCTGTATCAATGGCTCCTGGGACAGAGAAGCGGACAAGAACGTCTACAGGTGTCCTCAGTGCTCACAGACCTTCACACCGAGGCCGTCCTTGCAGAAGAACACCTTGATAGCTGAGTTAGTGGAGGCGCTGAACAAGACTAGACCACACGCCGCGACCGCTGCTGCCGTCTGCAGCTACGCCGGACCTGATGACGTGTGCTGTGACTCCTGCacagggaggaagatgagagcCTTCAAGTCCTGTCAGGTCTGTCTGGTGTCGTTCTGTGAGCAACACCTCCAGCCTCACCTACGAGAGTCAGCCTTCAAGAGACACAAGCTGGTCAATCCAGTCAGGCAGTTGGAGGAGAACATCTGCACCAGTCACAGAGAGGTCATGAAGATCTTCTGCCGAACCGATCGGCAGGTCATCTGCTATCTCTGCGCAGTGGATGGACATAAAGACCACGACACGGTCTCGGCTGCGGCGGCAAGAGGCGAACAAGAGAAGGAGGCGGAGCAGAGTCGGGGAAGGACACAGCAGACTATCAGGAAGACGGAGAAGGATCTGAGGCAGcttcagcaggaggagaagagcatcACCGTCTCTGCTGAGAGAGCAGAGAAGGACAGTGATGAGATCTTCACACAGATGACAACTCTCTTCCAGAGGAGAAGGTCTGAGGTGGAGCAGCAAATCAAATCACAGAGCGAGGCCGATGTGAGTCAAGTTCAGATGCTTCAGGAAGAGCTGAGGAAAGAGATCACTGAGCTGAGGAGGAAAGATGCAGAGCTGGAGAAGCTGTTACAGACCGAGGATCACACAAACTTCCTCCAGAAATTTGCTTCACTGTCAGAGGTCGGAGTGTCCAGCACCGTGTCCAGGGCCAACGTGTGTCCACACAACTACTCCAGAAACGTGGCCGCAGCCCTGTTGGCCTGCAGAGATCAACTCCAGGACTTTCTGAGAGACAGGTGGACAAGCATGTCGCTGACTCCAGAGGAGCATCTGCTGTTGGAGGCTGAGCCCCAGACTAGAGCCGAGTTTCTCATATACTCCCGTGACATCACTCTGAATCCAAACACCGCACACGCTTGCCTGCAGCTGTCTGAGGGAAACAGGAAGGTCAAAGGAGTGAGTAAGAAGCATCTTCGTCCTCACCACCCGGACAGATTCACAGATGAGTGGCAGGTCCTGAGCAGAGAGACTCTGACTGGACGTGGGTACTGGGAGGTGAAGTGGACCGTGGGAGTCTCTGTCGCGGTCGCTTTGAAGAGCAGCACAGAAGAACATCAGGAATTTGGATTCAACGACAAGTCCTGGTCTCTGTGTTGGAGCACACATTCTGGTTGCGAATTTTTGCATGACAGCGTTACCCATGAGGTCTCAGTACGTCCTTCCTCCAGAGTGGGCGTCTATCTGGATCACTCTGCAGGGCTTCTGTCCTTCTACAGTGCCTCTGACACCATGACCCTCCtacacagagtccagaccacaTTCACGAAGCCACTATATGTCGGAGTTGGTGTTGGTGTCCGGTCCTCATGTGAGTTTGTGAAGCTGAACTAGCATGTCTCACTCCTCATCTCCCATCATGAACCACTTGAGCATCTCCTTCACCGAGGAATGAAAACAAGAGTTTTTCCTGAAAATCACAAAGTTCCAGACGATTTGGACCCAGTTGAAGCTGCCAGTCTGTTCAGTGTGGGACTTGTTTTGAAACAAAGCATAGCATTTACGTTTCATCTTCGATTACGGGATGCATTTtagaaaaaaagcacacaaaatATGACGTTATTGAAATAATGCCTTTGTGTCCCATTGTGAATTTATAATGATATGTTTTCCTGAGCTCTCCTCACTGTTGACTAGATACAAGTGTCAAGGTGGCTACAATTCTTGGGCGACCCTTGTCCCTGGTTTCTTGAATAAATAAGTCAGATAACTACAATCGTGTGCTTCCTTATTACTTTCACTTTGCCCATGACTTGCACTTCAGGAAggaagagtgttttttttaccAGCCTCTTAACAGCCAGCTTTCACATGTctactaaaataataataaaacaaaccttTATTTGAAACATGCGTGTCAGTACACTGTTAACGAAACGTCACTTCTTGATGCCAACTGTCTGACGCCGGTTGTCGCACAGACGGTGCTCAACACCATGTGTGGTTATGGGAcgcagaagctggaggagcgTCCCGCCAGCCAGGACATCTTCACCATAGGCTGCCTGGAGAAGATCATTTTGTGGTGCAAGAACCACCTGTTGCTGGTGGCTGGACTGACCTcaggcctgctgctgctggaggtacCCACGTTACCTGCAGACTTTTCCTGATCCGTCAGCAACGTCCTTGTCTCTCGGCAGGTCTGCATGATCAGCCTCGCCGCGGCTCAGGTCTCCAGAATCAACCAAGTgagaaagcagaagaaaaaaaacgatgCCCGAGGTCGAttggagaggaaggacagctACTGGTATCCTGCTTTTGCCAACTTCGATGATGAATGATGACATGGTGTCATCAGGATCTCTCAAATTCAGCTTCACTTTTAAACATGGGCAGGATGGTGCAGAGGttagtgatggactggtgacctatCCACACAGATTTACAAAGGTCATCTTCTTTTAATGTCCGAGTGGTTATCTATTTTTTGAGAACACAGGAGGAaggaaatgacatcatggcaacaaacacacatgaatcCATGCAAATGCACAGTGACACACGTTTGAGAAAGTACTTTGTGAAATGTGATGAGAGGGGCAAATGTACTACCTCAGGTGGAACGGCAAAGTAACTTCTCTCCAATACTGTAttgcaggcctggccaacccgcggctcaTTCCCCAGTTTAATGTGGCtcctcaccaaatgagccgccaaactggctgcgattttggtcaagttgctgttgagatgactGTTTATAcgggaaataagatgaaaaagtaagagctaaatgtcaaaatattgttcaaagacttgcGTTCAACtttgaagtaaaataaatggcgcacacatttctatctacaccgcttgctatttcgaggaggatcacggtaaaatgtatgaattttaaaaatacatgcacaagagacatatgccggacgcgaaccagcaaccCTGTGACACACAAggatgtgctttaactgctatactgtcgctaagtcacgtgaccagctgttcaggtgagcctcacagcctgacatgtttgtaggatgtggctcttctcagtaacacagtaaaacaatgtggctcttagcctctgactggttggccgcCCCTGCTGTACTGGAACATAGCCACACTCTCAAGACTGGGTTataatgaaatcattttcaagTGTAATCCTAGTCATATCGGTGATGTGTTTTATGAATAAACATGATCGAGTGGCAATATCAAACCAGGTTCTCAACTCATTCCTGAATAAACGTTTGAACTGGTTTGTCATTTGAAAGgaatattattaattattattactgacatttattgtattataattttattttgaggaaTGTTTCTTCTGTTGACtgtaaaaagaataaaataaaaactgttttaGGTTACAATTATGTGTCGATTAGTACAGGCTTTGTTTTGAAAGAGTCTAAGCAAAAGATTATCGATTGTTTCTGGATTATAAAGAGCTCCctgggaatatatatataaaaaaaagccaGTCAAATCCGAACACAAGTGCTTGGTGAATCCCACCTGATGTTAATAATCGAGGAAAGAGGACTTAAAAACATTCACTTGACTCTTTTTAGTTTACTTTTTAGAAATCTTGTGAAATGCATCAGTAAAACACATCAATATGCAGAGTGCCGTCAAGCAGTGGTTCAGAGCCAGAAGACCCTCACTTGAACACAGTCCTGTTGTCTCACCTTAACCCGCTAATCTGCCGTGGTGACTTTAATCTGTAGGGATGGATTAGACGCAGAGGCACCTGCGACTGTGTCTTCTTAGGCTTCAGTCCCGTGCAgctcctgaaacagaaaacaaactggGTCTTTTTATAGCTTATTGTATTTCATTGAATGTGTACTGTAATAGGAAGTTTAGGACATATATCAGAtattcatgtaaataaaaacctTGAAAGCAGGTCAAATTTCATCATTCTTCTATCACCTTCGCATATTTTATAAGTTGATGGTGAATTTACCTCATttgttttgtatgtttgtttttccccgCGTCACTGACAATACACAAATTGATgttcatgttttgctgtttaaGGAAAGCAgcaaataaagtgaaaaaagtGGGCACTCAATGACCACTTAAAGTTATGCATCTATGTAACTAAGGGTCTTAGCCTCTAGTTATGCAACTGAAGTTTACAGACATTCTTACAATGGAAAAGTGAATGTATAAAACAGCGTGGTTAAAGTATTAGATAATATACAAAACGAACTAAGAGCTAACAAGCTAGCCAATATGCTGGAGATGGGCCAGCGTTAAATTAAAATAGATAAACAACAGAAGTAAGTCAACTTACCATGGCCTTGAGGAGTAACTACCTAACTGTAGCAGGCACCATCTCCAGCAGTGACACCACAGGTGCAAGTAATTCAActtaatgatgaaaaacacaatttattttcacacacagacaacacagGATGTGtttggtataaaaaaaaaaaagtagtgtgATACATACATAGAGAGTAATTCAAAAGTGTGTTGCTGAAGTTTTTGCTTGGCAGGTGAACGTCAAGGTTTCAGATTGAACCAAGTCAGATTAAGGCAGATCTATGAATCACAGTTACAGAGAGTAAAATAGCGCCCTCATGGAGAACAGGTCATAAGAATGAtcccacacaatgtaaacaACTTGAGGCAATGGAGCTAGTGTTGATTGATAGTGAAATATCTATGTCTTCAGAGTAAACTAGTTCTAGATAAACTAGATCCAATGGAGGcatgacaacaaagaaatgtttcCTGCACTTGGTTCAACattcaggtaaaaaaaacacagagaaaaataGCATTAATGCACTAGGGCTTCACATGAAGCCGGTAGGATTGCATGCCAGCATGCTTTCAGGTACAAAGAGCACTTGGATCGATGTTGCCGTCTCATTCGGCCTCTTGAACTATAGATGCCAGTGACCCAGCCAGCCTGGGTGACAGAGCACCAGGGGAAGTTCAATCGTCCACACGTTGGGTCTTTAGGACGCATCAGAGCAGTGGAAGTGGTGGCAAGTTTGATAATGTCTGGACAATCCCTCTTCCATCTATATTAGGTTTTTTTAAGCAACTCCCAAGTGGTGGGACCCAAATGACACAATCAATTCAGCCAGAACTATAGATACAGGGTTGGATGTTCAGTCTGCCATTGCAAACTAGATAAATAAATACGATTTTCTGTTCTGTATCTGAAGAACCAAGTTCCAGACCTGGTAATGATACACTTTCCAAaagtattaaaatgaaaagaggTGATGATGTGTTTCCAAACAGCAggcgttaaaaaaaaacaaaaaaacaaaaagaaaatggcgGCCTGACAAGAGTCCAGACAGATAAAGAAGGCTTTAAATAAACTGTAGAATCTTCTCTGTTCACCATGTACCCATAATCCTCTGGTGCAAACTCTTCGATAGCGAAAGAAGAACGATCAGCCTAACAGGTCCTCCTTCCTAGAACAGCGGTTTCGGCTGAGCGATCCCCAAGTCAAATCACCAATGAGAGGCTCCTGGTCTTTGGTATGTCTCTTTTACGCCTGCGTCCCATCAGATGGCACCGTGTGATTTCGGCGGTAAGGATTGTGGCGAGTGAGCTGGTTTGCTCACACCTGACAGATATTGTAGTAGACGGTGTGCGCATGCCTTTCGCTCACAGAGTCGCCCATGGTCTCGTACATGCagtccttgtgtgtgtgaatcTCTGTCATTGGCACGTCAACACTGTGAGAGTTGTTGTGAGGGTTCTGGGTGCCGTAGGACGGGACGGTCTGATGGAGAGAGCCCACAGATTAGAGATTCAGCTTGGAGACTCCCGAGGAGAGGCTGAAGTTGACTCTACCTTTCCTGTCCCGCTGAGAGGAAAATCTTTCCGACACAGGTGAGCAATGATTCCTGCTGCCAGAGCGTCGCCCAGAACGTTGATCATGGTCCTGAACCGGTCACTGAAGACACAGAGAGCGTGATCAATGCTGACCAATCCAGTCACACATTTATTCATCTCACAATCTAAATCTAACAATTCACATGGCCAAAATCCACCTGTCAGCCCATCAAATCCTACAATCCATTCTTCTACCAATACTTCAGCCTTCTTTCTATGGACAGCAAAGCACACAACCAATCCAAAAACACTATTATCACATCAAATAGAGCTTATTTTCCACCCTGCCGATGATCAACAATCTCACAGTACAGTAGAGTCATCCATCCTTGAGATAAATACATTCATCAATCCTATTCACAAGCCAGAAAACAGCCACcatttcatcatcttcatcatgagtGCGGCCCCCTCCCACTACAACGGCTCACTCATTATTGAGCAACAATTCCAGAATCTGACCGAGCTCTCAGACATCCAGCCAATAGCGCTACGATCATCAGGCTTCCTGAGCCACCACCTAACAATCCATCCATCCCCACTCAAGTGACATGTCGGCTTACAGTATCCAGTCGATGGCCACAATGagcgtgatgtcatcagctgGCAGACCCACAGACGTCAGCACGATCACCATGGTAACCAGGCCGGCTTGTGGAATCCCAGCAGCACCAATACTGGCCGCTGTGGCTGTGATGCTGGAACACAGTGCCACAACCATCAGCCCCAGATGCTCCAAAGATGATGAACCTCTAAACAAGTTAAATCACACTAGTCCAAATATCAAGCTGTGTGGAACACCATGTACCTGATGGTCACCAGCTGGCCAAAGTCCAGCTCATAGTCGTTGACCTGTGCAATGAAAATGGCTGCCACAGCCTCATACAGAGCGGTGCCATCCATGTTGATGGTAGCGCCCACCGGCAGCACGAAGCGAGCGATCTGGCGGTCGACATGACAGTTCTCCAGCAGACACTTCATGGTGATGGGCAGCGTGGCGGAGCTGAGAAGGGTGGAGCAGGTGAGTTGTTTGAGCC
It contains:
- the zgc:113223 gene encoding tetraspanin-33 isoform X2 — encoded protein: MSCQPGAQVLSAVFIAVGIYAKVAKEKDVVDTLTMDPALLLIVIGSVMFLITFFGCFGALRNITCLLKMFLGILTVILLLQITAGVVGYLFTDMVMERTEKLMMKAIIQYREDRDLENAIDFIQKKFQCCGVESYKDWSRNVYFDCSDTNPSLEACGVPFSCCTEVLNQTVLNTMCGYGTQKLEERPASQDIFTIGCLEKIILWCKNHLLLVAGLTSGLLLLEVCMISLAAAQVSRINQVRKQKKKNDARGRLERKDSYWYPAFANFDDE
- the zgc:113223 gene encoding tetraspanin-33 isoform X1 encodes the protein MRGYRGIKYCLFIFCYVFWVLSAVFIAVGIYAKVAKEKDVVDTLTMDPALLLIVIGSVMFLITFFGCFGALRNITCLLKMFLGILTVILLLQITAGVVGYLFTDMVMERTEKLMMKAIIQYREDRDLENAIDFIQKKFQCCGVESYKDWSRNVYFDCSDTNPSLEACGVPFSCCTEVLNQTVLNTMCGYGTQKLEERPASQDIFTIGCLEKIILWCKNHLLLVAGLTSGLLLLEVCMISLAAAQVSRINQVRKQKKKNDARGRLERKDSYWYPAFANFDDE
- the zgc:113223 gene encoding tetraspanin-33 isoform X3; the encoded protein is MRGYRGIKYCLFIFCYVFWVLSAVFIAVGIYAKVAKEKDVVDTLTMDPALLLIVIGSVMFLITFFGCFGALRNITCLLKMITAGVVGYLFTDMVMERTEKLMMKAIIQYREDRDLENAIDFIQKKFQCCGVESYKDWSRNVYFDCSDTNPSLEACGVPFSCCTEVLNQTVLNTMCGYGTQKLEERPASQDIFTIGCLEKIILWCKNHLLLVAGLTSGLLLLEVCMISLAAAQVSRINQVRKQKKKNDARGRLERKDSYWYPAFANFDDE
- the LOC128752399 gene encoding tripartite motif-containing protein 16-like encodes the protein MPPLTGSSFQEMKASQSSERSEMAQTRVDLQRECFSCPICLDLLTDPVTLPCGHNYCMTCINGSWDREADKNVYRCPQCSQTFTPRPSLQKNTLIAELVEALNKTRPHAATAAAVCSYAGPDDVCCDSCTGRKMRAFKSCQVCLVSFCEQHLQPHLRESAFKRHKLVNPVRQLEENICTSHREVMKIFCRTDRQVICYLCAVDGHKDHDTVSAAAARGEQEKEAEQSRGRTQQTIRKTEKDLRQLQQEEKSITVSAERAEKDSDEIFTQMTTLFQRRRSEVEQQIKSQSEADVSQVQMLQEELRKEITELRRKDAELEKLLQTEDHTNFLQKFASLSEVGVSSTVSRANVCPHNYSRNVAAALLACRDQLQDFLRDRWTSMSLTPEEHLLLEAEPQTRAEFLIYSRDITLNPNTAHACLQLSEGNRKVKGVSKKHLRPHHPDRFTDEWQVLSRETLTGRGYWEVKWTVGVSVAVALKSSTEEHQEFGFNDKSWSLCWSTHSGCEFLHDSVTHEVSVRPSSRVGVYLDHSAGLLSFYSASDTMTLLHRVQTTFTKPLYVGVGVGVRSSCEFVKLN